In a genomic window of Helianthus annuus cultivar XRQ/B chromosome 10, HanXRQr2.0-SUNRISE, whole genome shotgun sequence:
- the LOC110883769 gene encoding XIAP-associated factor 1 isoform X1 → MILFLPKKLSTMALAASDPAADTTNICSHCERAIPSSNIDLHYAHCSRNLEKCKICGDMVPRKHAEEHYESTHAPVTCSLCSEMMDPENLALHKGEKCPKRIVTCDYCEFPLPAVDLFEHQEVCGNRTELCHLCNRYIRLRERVAHEVTCNGTPAEIPRSIREAERERAARRPPPPPPRDLSTRRLLFTIAIAGIAIFLGSLLFQRKPDISQAN, encoded by the exons ATGATCCTGTTCCTTCCT AAGAAATTATCGACGATGGCCCTAGCTGCTTCTGATCCTGCTGCCGACACCACCAATATTTGCAGTCACTG TGAAAGAGCTATTCCGTCTTCAAATATTGATCTGCACTATGCGCATTGCTCACGTAATTTAGAGAAGTGTAAGATATGTGGTGATATGGTACCCAGAAAACATGCCGAAGAACACTACGAAAGCACCCATGCTCCG GTAACTTGTTCGCTGTGCAGTGAGATGATGGATCCTGAAAATCTAGCTTTGCACAAAGGTGAAAAGTGCCCCAAAAGGATTGTGACATGCGATTATTGTGAGTTTCCTTTACCCGCCGTCGACCTATTTGAGCATCAG GAAGTCTGTGGAAACAGGACAGAGTTATGTCATCTCTGTAACCGATATATTAGACTACGCGAGAGAGTTGCCCATGAAGTCACGTGCAACGGAACACCCGCTGAAATACCAAG GTCAATACGGGAAGCTGAAAGAGAGCGTGCCGCTAGaaggccgccaccaccaccaccgcgaGACTTGTCTACAAGGCGGCTTCTTTTCACTATAGCCATAGCTGGCATTGCCATTTTTCTTGGGTCGCTCCTTTTCCAGAGAAAACCAGACATCAGTCAAGCTAACTAA
- the LOC110883769 gene encoding XIAP-associated factor 1 isoform X2: MALAASDPAADTTNICSHCERAIPSSNIDLHYAHCSRNLEKCKICGDMVPRKHAEEHYESTHAPVTCSLCSEMMDPENLALHKGEKCPKRIVTCDYCEFPLPAVDLFEHQEVCGNRTELCHLCNRYIRLRERVAHEVTCNGTPAEIPRSIREAERERAARRPPPPPPRDLSTRRLLFTIAIAGIAIFLGSLLFQRKPDISQAN; encoded by the exons ATGGCCCTAGCTGCTTCTGATCCTGCTGCCGACACCACCAATATTTGCAGTCACTG TGAAAGAGCTATTCCGTCTTCAAATATTGATCTGCACTATGCGCATTGCTCACGTAATTTAGAGAAGTGTAAGATATGTGGTGATATGGTACCCAGAAAACATGCCGAAGAACACTACGAAAGCACCCATGCTCCG GTAACTTGTTCGCTGTGCAGTGAGATGATGGATCCTGAAAATCTAGCTTTGCACAAAGGTGAAAAGTGCCCCAAAAGGATTGTGACATGCGATTATTGTGAGTTTCCTTTACCCGCCGTCGACCTATTTGAGCATCAG GAAGTCTGTGGAAACAGGACAGAGTTATGTCATCTCTGTAACCGATATATTAGACTACGCGAGAGAGTTGCCCATGAAGTCACGTGCAACGGAACACCCGCTGAAATACCAAG GTCAATACGGGAAGCTGAAAGAGAGCGTGCCGCTAGaaggccgccaccaccaccaccgcgaGACTTGTCTACAAGGCGGCTTCTTTTCACTATAGCCATAGCTGGCATTGCCATTTTTCTTGGGTCGCTCCTTTTCCAGAGAAAACCAGACATCAGTCAAGCTAACTAA
- the LOC110887047 gene encoding uncharacterized protein LOC110887047: MNCLSINLRGVRSNQKSDWIRGLKTSHGIHFLAIQETKLQDSESFMFSKFWGRAEFKVAVVDSHGRSGGLASIWCPTIYRCDNIIQNRYFIIVSGIIVPSGCKVNYVNVYDPNDANGRRALWLELLGFRNSIQGLWVMMGDFNEVRESGERMNSEFVEANAEAFNNFILSAGLAEYNMGGGSFTYISDNGTKN; the protein is encoded by the coding sequence ATGAATTGTCTTTCTATTAACTTGAGAGGTGTTCGGAGCAATCAGAAGTCTGATTGGATCCGTGGGCTGAAGACGAGTCATGGGATTCATTTTCTTGCTATCCAGGAAACAAAGTTGCAGGATTCAGAGTCGTTTATGTTCAGTAAGTTTTGGGGCAGAGCTGAATTTAAAGTAGCAGTTGTTGACTCTCATGGCAGATCTGGTGGATTAGCAAGCATTTGGTGTCCAACAATTTACAGGTGCGATAATATTATTCAGAATAGGTATTTTATTATTGTATCGGGCATCATTGTTCCATCTGGGTGCAAGGTTAATTATGTAAATGTTTATGATCCGAATGATGCGAATGGACGGCGGGCGCTCTGGCTGGAGTTATTGGGTTTTAGAAATTCGATTCAAGGGCTATGGGTCATGATGGGGGATTTTAATGAAGTGCGGGAATCTGGCGAGAGAATGAATTCAGAATTTGTGGAGGCTAATGCCGAAGCATTTAACAACTTTATTCTTTCGGCTGGATTAGCGGAATACAATATGGGCGGGGGCAGCTTTACATACATTTCAGATAATGGTACAAAAAATTGA
- the LOC110883771 gene encoding transcription initiation factor IIA subunit 2, whose product MATFELYRRSTIGMCLTETLDEMVSNGILSPELAIQVLVQFDKSMTEALDSQVKSKVTIKGHLHTYRFCDNVWTFIVQDAMFKYDDIQENVGQVKIVACDSKLLTQ is encoded by the exons ATGGCGACCTTTGAATTGTACCGCAGATCAACGATTGGCATGTGTTTGACCGAAACCCTTGATGAGATGGTCTCCAATGGGATTCTTAGTCCAGAGCTTGCTATTCAAGTACTTGTTCAGTTTGATAAG TCGATGACCGAAGCACTTGACAGCCAAGTTAAAAGCAAGGTGACCATCAAG GGACACTTGCACACCTACAGATTCTGTGACAATGTGTGGACCTTCATTGTTCAAGACGCCATGTTCAAGTACGATGACATCCAGGAGAATGTCGGTCAAGTGAAAATAGTCGCATGTGACTCCAAGCTGCTCACTCAGTGA
- the LOC110883770 gene encoding alpha-glucan water dikinase 2 isoform X2, whose protein sequence is MASLKSGKCTEIKKFKFDDGMVLQVDVSVFSSGHNAKVKFQLQKCSQTWILHWGCIYNGNKKWFVPSFYPSGTTVYKKAALSTPFIKIGDAYVVEIELRDPKIHAIEFVLKNARHDKWLKMNGASFHINLHKEIEGKNDGARNGKCLLNETSHNENIEKPLRHSLCSATFFPKLSTSSSTWQGLSQKNNAFSNMYVMSLEETSSEMVGEKSRSIRFLNNEGPKWMKFPASIVLPLGVFEKILSEDINKEVAKKIASLGERIDRGDISKLKTVQETVLQIKAPRRLSIEVRKKMKSSRLPWPRGRGDDTWTRVWQAMKMVWASKWNEGAYVSYRNTNTTYDKLRIGILIQEYIRADYAFVTYTHHPVSQDSSEIYTEIVKGSVETLVGASLGRPMCSVTKKSDLKSPTVTCYPSKSTGLYTKSTRSIIFRPDFIPENTNGYTCSGIYDSISMENKEEVVLDYSRDRLVTDLRFQGLIHSKIAETAKIIEDLYGCVQSVEGVVQDEQVYVLQCKPIL, encoded by the exons ATGGCTTCCTTGAAGTCCGGTAAATGTACcgaaataaaaaaatttaaattcgATGATGGAATGGTACTTCAG GTTGATGTGTCTGTGTTTTCAAGCGGCCACAATGCAAAAGTGAAATTTCAACTTCAGAAGTGTTCACAAACCTGGATTCTTCACTGGGGTTGCATCTATAATGGAAACAA AAAATGGTTTGTTCCCTCCTTTTATCCATCTGGGACAACGGTTTATAAGAAAGCTGCATTGTCTACTCCATTTATAAAG ATTGGAGATGCATATGTTGTTGAGATTGAGCTACGGGACCCTAAGATACATGCCATTGAATTTGTTCTTAAAAATGCTAGACACGATAAATG GTTGAAGATGAATGGAGCTAGCTTCCACATTAACTTACACAAAGAAATAGAG GGTAAAAATGATGGTGCAAGAAATGGTAAATGCTTGCTTAATGAAACGTCTCATAACGAGAATATCGAAAAGCCATTGAGACACAG CCTCTGCAGCGCTACTTTCTTTCCGAAACTCTCGACTTCTTCCTCCACTTGGCAAGGACTATCCCAAAAGAACAACGCTTTCAGCAATATGTATGTTATGTCACTTGAAGAAACCTCTAGTGAAATG GTTGGTGAAAAGTCACGCAGCATTAGATTTTTGAATAATGAGGGGCCAAAGTGGATGAAATTTCCGGCATCAATTGTCCTACCTCTTGGAGTATTTGAAAAAATATTATCAGAAGACATAAATAAG GAGGTAGCAAAGAAAATTGCTTCTCTTGGCGAACGCATAGATCGAGGAGACATTTCAAAGCTTAAGACGGTTCAAGAAACCGTTTTGCAAATAAAAGCTCCTCGTAGATTG AGCATTGAGGTTAGGAAGAAAATGAAGAGTTCAAGACTACCATGGCCTCGAGGTCGTGGAGACGATACGTGGACCCGTGTTTGGCAAGCTATGAAAAtg GTTTGGGCTTCTAAATGGAATGAAGGAGCATATGTCAGTTACAGAAATACAAACACTACTTATGATAAACTACGCATCGGTATTTTAATTCAAGAATATATTAGAGCTGATTATGCCTTTGTTACATACACACATCATCCTGTGTCTCAAGACTCGTCAGAGATATACACAGAG ATCGTCAAGGGGTCAGTTGAGACTTTAGTTGGTGCTTCTTTGGGTCGCCCCATGTGTTCTGTTACTAAAAAATCTGATCTTAAATCACCTACT GTTACTTGTTACCCAAGCAAGTCAACCGGATTATACACGAAGAGCACGCGATCGATTATATTTAGGCCAGATTTTATACCTGAGAACACAAATGGATATACTTGCAGTGGTATATACGACAGCATTTCAATGGAAAACAAGGAGGAAGTTGTGTTAGATTACTCAAGAGACCGGCTGGTAACTGATTTGCGTTTTCAAGGTTTGATTCACTCAAAAATTGCAGAAACAGCAAAGATTATAGAAGACTTGTATGGATGTGTTCAAAGCGTTGAAGGGGTGGTGCAAGATGAACAAGTATATGTGCTTCAATGTAAGCCTATTCTTTGA
- the LOC110883770 gene encoding alpha-glucan water dikinase 2 isoform X1, translating to MASLKSGKCTEIKKFKFDDGMVLQVDVSVFSSGHNAKVKFQLQKCSQTWILHWGCIYNGNKKWFVPSFYPSGTTVYKKAALSTPFIKIGDAYVVEIELRDPKIHAIEFVLKNARHDKWLKMNGASFHINLHKEIEGKNDGARNGKCLLNETSHNENIEKPLRHRSLCSATFFPKLSTSSSTWQGLSQKNNAFSNMYVMSLEETSSEMVGEKSRSIRFLNNEGPKWMKFPASIVLPLGVFEKILSEDINKEVAKKIASLGERIDRGDISKLKTVQETVLQIKAPRRLSIEVRKKMKSSRLPWPRGRGDDTWTRVWQAMKMVWASKWNEGAYVSYRNTNTTYDKLRIGILIQEYIRADYAFVTYTHHPVSQDSSEIYTEIVKGSVETLVGASLGRPMCSVTKKSDLKSPTVTCYPSKSTGLYTKSTRSIIFRPDFIPENTNGYTCSGIYDSISMENKEEVVLDYSRDRLVTDLRFQGLIHSKIAETAKIIEDLYGCVQSVEGVVQDEQVYVLQCKPIL from the exons ATGGCTTCCTTGAAGTCCGGTAAATGTACcgaaataaaaaaatttaaattcgATGATGGAATGGTACTTCAG GTTGATGTGTCTGTGTTTTCAAGCGGCCACAATGCAAAAGTGAAATTTCAACTTCAGAAGTGTTCACAAACCTGGATTCTTCACTGGGGTTGCATCTATAATGGAAACAA AAAATGGTTTGTTCCCTCCTTTTATCCATCTGGGACAACGGTTTATAAGAAAGCTGCATTGTCTACTCCATTTATAAAG ATTGGAGATGCATATGTTGTTGAGATTGAGCTACGGGACCCTAAGATACATGCCATTGAATTTGTTCTTAAAAATGCTAGACACGATAAATG GTTGAAGATGAATGGAGCTAGCTTCCACATTAACTTACACAAAGAAATAGAG GGTAAAAATGATGGTGCAAGAAATGGTAAATGCTTGCTTAATGAAACGTCTCATAACGAGAATATCGAAAAGCCATTGAGACACAG AAGCCTCTGCAGCGCTACTTTCTTTCCGAAACTCTCGACTTCTTCCTCCACTTGGCAAGGACTATCCCAAAAGAACAACGCTTTCAGCAATATGTATGTTATGTCACTTGAAGAAACCTCTAGTGAAATG GTTGGTGAAAAGTCACGCAGCATTAGATTTTTGAATAATGAGGGGCCAAAGTGGATGAAATTTCCGGCATCAATTGTCCTACCTCTTGGAGTATTTGAAAAAATATTATCAGAAGACATAAATAAG GAGGTAGCAAAGAAAATTGCTTCTCTTGGCGAACGCATAGATCGAGGAGACATTTCAAAGCTTAAGACGGTTCAAGAAACCGTTTTGCAAATAAAAGCTCCTCGTAGATTG AGCATTGAGGTTAGGAAGAAAATGAAGAGTTCAAGACTACCATGGCCTCGAGGTCGTGGAGACGATACGTGGACCCGTGTTTGGCAAGCTATGAAAAtg GTTTGGGCTTCTAAATGGAATGAAGGAGCATATGTCAGTTACAGAAATACAAACACTACTTATGATAAACTACGCATCGGTATTTTAATTCAAGAATATATTAGAGCTGATTATGCCTTTGTTACATACACACATCATCCTGTGTCTCAAGACTCGTCAGAGATATACACAGAG ATCGTCAAGGGGTCAGTTGAGACTTTAGTTGGTGCTTCTTTGGGTCGCCCCATGTGTTCTGTTACTAAAAAATCTGATCTTAAATCACCTACT GTTACTTGTTACCCAAGCAAGTCAACCGGATTATACACGAAGAGCACGCGATCGATTATATTTAGGCCAGATTTTATACCTGAGAACACAAATGGATATACTTGCAGTGGTATATACGACAGCATTTCAATGGAAAACAAGGAGGAAGTTGTGTTAGATTACTCAAGAGACCGGCTGGTAACTGATTTGCGTTTTCAAGGTTTGATTCACTCAAAAATTGCAGAAACAGCAAAGATTATAGAAGACTTGTATGGATGTGTTCAAAGCGTTGAAGGGGTGGTGCAAGATGAACAAGTATATGTGCTTCAATGTAAGCCTATTCTTTGA
- the LOC110883770 gene encoding alpha-glucan water dikinase 2 isoform X3, which yields METSNNILLNVNVFCFLISGGKKRRKWFVPSFYPSGTTVYKKAALSTPFIKIGDAYVVEIELRDPKIHAIEFVLKNARHDKWLKMNGASFHINLHKEIEGKNDGARNGKCLLNETSHNENIEKPLRHRSLCSATFFPKLSTSSSTWQGLSQKNNAFSNMYVMSLEETSSEMVGEKSRSIRFLNNEGPKWMKFPASIVLPLGVFEKILSEDINKEVAKKIASLGERIDRGDISKLKTVQETVLQIKAPRRLSIEVRKKMKSSRLPWPRGRGDDTWTRVWQAMKMVWASKWNEGAYVSYRNTNTTYDKLRIGILIQEYIRADYAFVTYTHHPVSQDSSEIYTEIVKGSVETLVGASLGRPMCSVTKKSDLKSPTVTCYPSKSTGLYTKSTRSIIFRPDFIPENTNGYTCSGIYDSISMENKEEVVLDYSRDRLVTDLRFQGLIHSKIAETAKIIEDLYGCVQSVEGVVQDEQVYVLQCKPIL from the exons ATGGAAACAAGTAATAACATTCTGCTGAACGTCAACGTTTTTTGCTTTCTTATTAGTGGTGGTAAAAAGCGCAG AAAATGGTTTGTTCCCTCCTTTTATCCATCTGGGACAACGGTTTATAAGAAAGCTGCATTGTCTACTCCATTTATAAAG ATTGGAGATGCATATGTTGTTGAGATTGAGCTACGGGACCCTAAGATACATGCCATTGAATTTGTTCTTAAAAATGCTAGACACGATAAATG GTTGAAGATGAATGGAGCTAGCTTCCACATTAACTTACACAAAGAAATAGAG GGTAAAAATGATGGTGCAAGAAATGGTAAATGCTTGCTTAATGAAACGTCTCATAACGAGAATATCGAAAAGCCATTGAGACACAG AAGCCTCTGCAGCGCTACTTTCTTTCCGAAACTCTCGACTTCTTCCTCCACTTGGCAAGGACTATCCCAAAAGAACAACGCTTTCAGCAATATGTATGTTATGTCACTTGAAGAAACCTCTAGTGAAATG GTTGGTGAAAAGTCACGCAGCATTAGATTTTTGAATAATGAGGGGCCAAAGTGGATGAAATTTCCGGCATCAATTGTCCTACCTCTTGGAGTATTTGAAAAAATATTATCAGAAGACATAAATAAG GAGGTAGCAAAGAAAATTGCTTCTCTTGGCGAACGCATAGATCGAGGAGACATTTCAAAGCTTAAGACGGTTCAAGAAACCGTTTTGCAAATAAAAGCTCCTCGTAGATTG AGCATTGAGGTTAGGAAGAAAATGAAGAGTTCAAGACTACCATGGCCTCGAGGTCGTGGAGACGATACGTGGACCCGTGTTTGGCAAGCTATGAAAAtg GTTTGGGCTTCTAAATGGAATGAAGGAGCATATGTCAGTTACAGAAATACAAACACTACTTATGATAAACTACGCATCGGTATTTTAATTCAAGAATATATTAGAGCTGATTATGCCTTTGTTACATACACACATCATCCTGTGTCTCAAGACTCGTCAGAGATATACACAGAG ATCGTCAAGGGGTCAGTTGAGACTTTAGTTGGTGCTTCTTTGGGTCGCCCCATGTGTTCTGTTACTAAAAAATCTGATCTTAAATCACCTACT GTTACTTGTTACCCAAGCAAGTCAACCGGATTATACACGAAGAGCACGCGATCGATTATATTTAGGCCAGATTTTATACCTGAGAACACAAATGGATATACTTGCAGTGGTATATACGACAGCATTTCAATGGAAAACAAGGAGGAAGTTGTGTTAGATTACTCAAGAGACCGGCTGGTAACTGATTTGCGTTTTCAAGGTTTGATTCACTCAAAAATTGCAGAAACAGCAAAGATTATAGAAGACTTGTATGGATGTGTTCAAAGCGTTGAAGGGGTGGTGCAAGATGAACAAGTATATGTGCTTCAATGTAAGCCTATTCTTTGA
- the LOC110883773 gene encoding UDP-N-acetylglucosamine--dolichyl-phosphate N-acetylglucosaminephosphotransferase yields the protein MAARKRGGASKPPPPAAESPPPQPVATSTEPQISASKPTKILLFSLVFFIPYLYLIFYHYSIESELKRSILINASLSFAGFFVTLVMIPVASRYVLRRNLFGYDINKKGTPQGLVKVPESLGIVVGIVFLVVAILFQYFNFTSDSNWLVEYNAALASVCFMILLGFVDDVLDIPWRVKLVLPSIAALPLLMAYAGHTTIMIPKPLVEYVGTEILDLGWIYKLYMGLLAVFCTNSINIHAGINGLEVGQTVVISFAILIHNIMQIGVSSNDETKQAHAFSMYLVQPLLATSLALLSYNWYPSSVFVGDTYTYFSGMTMAVVGILGHYSETLLIFFLPQIINFLLSLPQLAGIIPCPRHRLPRFDPQTGLLTGTNDGTLVNVSLRLFGRRSEKSLCILLLILQALGCCFCFLLRWILTGWYK from the exons ATGGCAGCCCGCAAACGAGGAGGAGCTTCAAAACCACCGCCCCCCGCCGCCGAATCACCACCACCGCAACCCGTGGCAACATCCACCGAGCCGCAGATCAGTGCATCAAAACCTACAAAAATCCTCTTATTCTCTCTAGTTTTCTTCATTCCGTACCTTTACCTCATATTTTATCACTATTCGATCGAATCGGAGTTGAAGAGATCCATCCTTATCAATGCTTCACTCAGCTTTGCTGGATTTTTTGTAACCCTAGTCATGATTCCGGTTGCTTCTAGATATGTTCTCAGGCGTAATTTGTTTGGTTATGATATTAACAAGAAAGGCACGCCTCAAGGCCTTGTTAAAGT GCCTGAATCCCTTGGTATCGTTGTGGGCATTGTTTTCTTGGTTGTGGCAATTTTGTTTCAGTATTTCAATTTCACATCAGATTCAAAT TGGCTTGTTGAGTATAATGCTGCTTTAGCATCTGTCTGCTTCATGATTTTGCTTGGGTTTGTGGACGATGTATTGGATATTCCTTGGCGAGT GAAACTAGTATTGCCATCAATTGCTGCTCTCCCTCTGTTGATGGCCTATGCCGGGCATACAACAATTATGATACCAAAGCCACTTGTTGAATATGTTGGAACCGAAATCTTGGATTTAG GATGGATTTATAAGCTATATATGGGACTTTTGGCCGTCTTCTGCACAAACTCAATCAACATCCATGCTGGCATCAATGGCCTTGAAGTTGGGCAAACTGTTGTTATATCATTCGCG ATTTTGATTCACAATATCATGCAAATAGGAGTATCCTCCAATGATGAAACTAAACAGGCTCATGCATTCTCCATGTACCTTGTCCAACCGTTGCTTGCAACTTCATTGGCGTTACTTTCTTATAATTG GTACCCATCTTCTGTTTTTGTTGGTGACACGTATACATACTTTTCTGGAATGACGATGGCTGTTGTTGGCATTTTAGGCCATTACAG tGAGACGCTCCTAATATTTTTCCTTCCTCAAATTATAAATTTCCTATTGTCACTTCCTCAG ctGGCAGGTATTATTCCCTGTCCACGTCACCGGCTTCCAAG GTTCGACCCTCAGACGGGACTACTGACTGGAACAAATGATGGAACACTTGTGAACGTTTCCTTGAGATTATTTGGCCGGAGATCTGAAAAGTCTCTATGCATCTTGCTATTGATTCTCCAG GCACTTGGTTGCTGCTTCTGTTTTTTGCTGAGGTGGATCCTCACTGGTTGGTATAAATGA